One genomic segment of Kocuria rhizophila DC2201 includes these proteins:
- a CDS encoding LLM class flavin-dependent oxidoreductase: MALPLSVIDFATVRENQSVGESFADSVTLARHAERLGYTRVWYAEHHNMPTIASSAPAVLIAHVAAHTERIRLGSGGVMLPNHSPLTIAEQFGTLAELHPGRIDLGLGRAPGTDPRTLRALRRSPESAESFPQDVKELRGYLSGNSLIPGVQAMPGAGTDVPLTILGSSLFGAQLAAAYGLPYAFASHFAPDALVDAVAAYRSQFQPSEQLAEPYVIAAVNVIISEDAQDAARQLEATQRSRVKAMVGRGREFTDEEMDMVMASPAAAQILHMISYTGAGTPDTVVDYLHRFAEHADADELMISPTATRQPDVLTAMELLADNWN, encoded by the coding sequence ATGGCACTGCCCCTATCGGTCATCGACTTCGCCACCGTGCGCGAGAACCAATCGGTGGGTGAGAGTTTCGCGGATTCCGTGACCCTTGCCCGGCACGCGGAGCGGTTGGGATACACGCGGGTCTGGTACGCGGAGCACCACAACATGCCCACGATCGCGTCCTCCGCACCGGCCGTGTTGATCGCCCACGTGGCCGCGCACACGGAACGCATCCGGCTGGGTTCGGGCGGTGTCATGCTGCCCAACCACTCCCCACTCACGATCGCGGAACAGTTCGGCACCCTCGCGGAGCTGCATCCCGGCCGGATCGACCTGGGGCTCGGCCGCGCTCCCGGGACGGATCCGCGCACGCTGCGCGCGCTGCGTCGTTCCCCCGAATCCGCCGAGAGCTTCCCCCAGGACGTCAAGGAACTGCGGGGCTACCTGAGCGGCAACTCACTCATCCCGGGTGTGCAGGCGATGCCGGGTGCGGGGACCGACGTGCCGCTGACCATCCTGGGCTCGTCCTTGTTCGGGGCCCAGCTGGCCGCGGCCTACGGGCTGCCCTATGCGTTCGCATCGCACTTCGCCCCGGACGCCCTTGTGGACGCCGTGGCCGCGTACCGGTCCCAGTTCCAGCCGTCCGAACAGCTCGCGGAGCCGTACGTGATCGCCGCGGTGAACGTGATCATTTCCGAGGACGCGCAGGACGCCGCCCGTCAGCTGGAAGCGACCCAGCGCTCCCGGGTCAAGGCCATGGTGGGCCGCGGCCGGGAGTTCACGGACGAGGAGATGGACATGGTCATGGCCTCCCCCGCTGCCGCCCAGATCCTGCACATGATCAGCTACACCGGCGCGGGCACCCCGGACACCGTGGTGGACTACCTGCACCGGTTCGCAGAACACGCTGATGCGGACGAGCTGATGATCTCCCCCACGGCGACCCGCCAGCCGGACGTCCTCACAGCCATGGAGTTGCTCGCCGACAACTGGAACTGA
- a CDS encoding alpha/beta fold hydrolase, whose amino-acid sequence MSRSAFITHTAHVNDTELAYTDEGRGEPVVLLHGHAYDRSMWDGQVATLTEQAWRVIAPDLRGFGESQVTEGIVYTEEFAADIVALLDELVLETVILLGFSMSGQVAMQIAASYPERVGALIINDTVPTSEDAAGRRRRHVAADGIMRDGMGTYAQNVLSKMIAEENVERLPEVAECVREMIRTAPLEGSTAAMRGRAERNDFTETLRAWEKPALVIVGDSDAFDNGAGQAMRELLRHGELAVVPASGHTPNMENPAEYDAALGAFLSRLV is encoded by the coding sequence ATGAGCCGATCGGCATTCATCACGCACACCGCCCACGTCAACGACACCGAGCTGGCCTACACGGACGAGGGCCGGGGCGAGCCCGTGGTGCTGCTGCACGGCCACGCGTACGACCGCTCCATGTGGGACGGGCAGGTCGCGACTCTCACGGAGCAGGCTTGGCGCGTGATCGCCCCGGACCTGCGCGGGTTCGGCGAGTCCCAGGTCACCGAGGGGATCGTGTACACCGAGGAGTTCGCCGCGGACATCGTCGCGCTGCTGGACGAGCTCGTCCTGGAGACCGTGATCCTGTTGGGCTTCTCGATGTCCGGGCAGGTGGCCATGCAGATCGCCGCGTCGTACCCCGAACGGGTGGGCGCGCTGATCATCAACGACACGGTGCCCACGTCCGAGGACGCGGCGGGGCGGCGTCGTCGTCATGTGGCGGCGGACGGGATCATGCGGGACGGCATGGGGACCTACGCGCAGAACGTGCTGTCCAAGATGATCGCGGAGGAGAACGTGGAGCGGCTGCCGGAGGTCGCCGAGTGCGTGCGCGAGATGATCCGGACCGCCCCGCTCGAGGGCTCCACCGCGGCCATGCGCGGGCGCGCCGAACGCAACGACTTCACCGAGACGCTGCGCGCGTGGGAGAAGCCCGCGCTCGTGATCGTGGGGGACTCGGACGCGTTCGACAACGGCGCGGGCCAGGCCATGCGCGAGCTGCTGCGCCACGGTGAGCTCGCGGTGGTCCCTGCGAGCGGGCACACACCCAACATGGAGAACCCCGCGGAGTACGACGCCGCTCTGGGCGCCTTCCTCTCCCGCCTCGTCTGA
- a CDS encoding ATP-binding cassette domain-containing protein, which translates to MDFAPDRVHGLLGANGVGKTTLMSVILNHTFRSSGEVLIDGEDPRENARLLERTCFIHEDQKFHDDDTPASLLRILPTFYPAWDTELAERLASRFKLPMSTRTTKLSRGQRSALAIVISLAARAPYTFMDEPYLGLDPGHRALFYEEFARALAEHPRTVILSTHLIDEVSDLLEDVVMIEDGRVTVDADIDDARDSAFVLRGLEPVVRDVVGARRVLREHRLGNILSVTVDGTATAEDRRRADAANVSVEPVTLQELVAARGMRGADDAEMSV; encoded by the coding sequence GTGGATTTCGCGCCCGACCGGGTGCACGGGCTGCTCGGGGCCAACGGCGTGGGCAAGACCACGCTGATGTCCGTGATCCTCAATCACACGTTCCGCAGCTCTGGTGAGGTGCTGATCGACGGTGAGGATCCGCGGGAGAATGCGCGGTTGCTCGAACGCACGTGCTTCATCCACGAGGACCAGAAGTTCCACGACGACGACACACCGGCCTCTCTGCTGCGCATCCTGCCCACGTTCTACCCCGCGTGGGACACCGAGCTGGCCGAGCGCCTGGCGTCCCGGTTCAAGCTGCCGATGAGCACGCGCACCACCAAGCTCTCCCGCGGGCAGCGCAGCGCGCTGGCGATCGTCATCTCGCTGGCCGCCCGGGCGCCGTACACCTTCATGGACGAGCCGTACCTGGGGCTCGACCCCGGGCACCGTGCCCTGTTCTACGAGGAGTTCGCCCGCGCCCTGGCCGAACACCCGCGCACCGTGATCCTCTCCACGCACCTGATCGACGAGGTGTCCGACCTGCTCGAGGACGTGGTCATGATCGAGGACGGCCGGGTCACGGTGGACGCGGACATCGACGACGCCCGGGACAGCGCGTTCGTGCTGCGCGGACTCGAACCCGTGGTCCGTGACGTCGTGGGCGCTCGCAGGGTCTTGCGCGAGCACCGACTCGGCAACATCCTCTCCGTCACCGTGGACGGTACCGCGACCGCCGAGGACCGGCGCCGCGCGGACGCCGCCAATGTCTCGGTGGAACCCGTCACCTTGCAGGAACTCGTGGCCGCGCGGGGCATGCGCGGCGCCGACGACGCAGAAATGAGTGTGTAA
- a CDS encoding GntR family transcriptional regulator, translating to MTPRQDGRPIFMVLADQIADDILQGNYPVDSAVPSTNELAAFYRINPATAGKALGRLVDQGVLERRRGIGTFVAADGPDILRAQRREAFHEDFIRPAVAEARRLGLTLDDMVALISKDSP from the coding sequence ATGACACCCAGACAAGACGGTCGCCCGATCTTCATGGTCCTGGCCGATCAGATCGCGGACGACATCCTCCAGGGCAACTACCCGGTGGATTCCGCCGTGCCATCCACCAACGAACTCGCCGCGTTCTACCGCATCAACCCCGCGACGGCGGGGAAAGCGCTGGGACGCTTGGTGGATCAGGGAGTCTTGGAGCGGCGTCGTGGGATCGGGACGTTCGTGGCCGCGGATGGCCCGGACATCCTGCGAGCGCAGCGCCGGGAGGCGTTCCACGAAGACTTCATCCGACCTGCCGTGGCCGAGGCCCGGAGGCTCGGACTCACACTCGACGACATGGTCGCACTCATCAGCAAGGACTCGCCATGA
- a CDS encoding prenyltransferase, which yields MLTRLFWASRPLSWVNTAYPFTAAVLLTGGLPWWLVVLGTVFFLVPYNLAMYGINDVFDYESDLRNPRKGGVEGAVVDRAAQRPVLLASCLVPAPFVLVLGGYAVVTGNWVSIAVLAVSLFAVVAYSWAGLRFKERPFVDAMTSATHFVSPAVYGLTLAGATFTPGLWALLIGFFLWGMASQMFGAVQDVVPDREGGLASVATVLGARPTVWVAALLYALAGGLMVFTEWPGQLAALLAVPYLLNVLRFSGVTDTDSGRANAGWKTFLWLNYLTGFLVTMLLIWWAAMRPV from the coding sequence GTGCTCACTAGGCTGTTCTGGGCCTCGCGGCCCCTGAGCTGGGTCAACACGGCCTACCCGTTCACCGCCGCGGTGCTGCTCACCGGCGGGCTGCCGTGGTGGCTCGTGGTGCTCGGCACCGTGTTCTTCCTGGTGCCCTACAACCTGGCGATGTACGGGATCAACGACGTCTTCGACTACGAGTCGGACCTGCGCAACCCCCGCAAGGGCGGCGTGGAGGGGGCCGTGGTGGACCGTGCGGCGCAGCGGCCCGTGCTGCTGGCCTCGTGCCTGGTCCCCGCGCCCTTCGTCCTGGTGCTCGGGGGCTACGCGGTGGTCACGGGCAACTGGGTGTCCATCGCGGTGCTCGCGGTCTCGCTGTTCGCCGTGGTGGCGTACTCGTGGGCCGGGCTGCGGTTCAAGGAACGCCCGTTCGTGGACGCGATGACGAGTGCCACCCACTTCGTCTCGCCCGCGGTCTACGGCCTGACGCTGGCGGGCGCCACGTTCACACCGGGACTGTGGGCGCTGCTGATCGGGTTCTTCCTGTGGGGCATGGCCTCCCAGATGTTCGGCGCGGTCCAGGACGTGGTCCCGGACCGGGAGGGCGGACTCGCGTCCGTGGCCACGGTGCTTGGTGCCCGGCCCACCGTGTGGGTGGCCGCGCTGCTCTACGCCCTGGCGGGCGGGCTCATGGTGTTCACCGAGTGGCCGGGCCAGCTCGCCGCACTGCTCGCGGTGCCGTACCTGCTCAACGTGCTGCGCTTCAGCGGTGTCACGGACACCGATTCCGGGCGGGCCAACGCGGGATGGAAGACCTTCCTGTGGTTGAACTACCTCACCGGTTTCCTGGTGACCATGCTGCTCATCTGGTGGGCCGCGATGCGCCCGGTGTGA
- a CDS encoding lycopene cyclase domain-containing protein — MTYWGVNAIFLGIAVVVLAVAVLLRRPGRLFWGSLAGATVLLVVLTAVFDNVMIASGIMTYTEHNISGVRIGLAPLEDFAYPVAGVLLLPALWLLLGRERAGAASFPGAEEGSGRAH, encoded by the coding sequence GTGACGTACTGGGGTGTGAACGCGATCTTCCTGGGGATCGCCGTGGTGGTCCTCGCCGTGGCGGTGCTGCTGCGCCGCCCGGGGCGCCTGTTCTGGGGCTCGCTCGCGGGGGCCACGGTGCTGCTCGTGGTCCTCACGGCGGTCTTCGACAACGTTATGATCGCCTCCGGGATCATGACCTACACGGAGCACAACATCTCCGGGGTGCGGATCGGACTGGCCCCGCTCGAGGACTTCGCCTACCCCGTGGCCGGGGTGCTGCTGCTGCCCGCGCTGTGGCTGCTGCTGGGCCGGGAACGGGCGGGGGCGGCGTCGTTCCCCGGTGCCGAGGAGGGAAGTGGACGTGCTCACTAG